In Eublepharis macularius isolate TG4126 chromosome 4, MPM_Emac_v1.0, whole genome shotgun sequence, the following are encoded in one genomic region:
- the CCDC71 gene encoding coiled-coil domain-containing protein 71 isoform X1 — protein sequence MNAEADNVEEKAVHSWSRISSAGQKALEEALRVFNPMSKDLSDTETQLVAFLQGLKEEGYQPTILRSKDVYGYSSCTAKTPSQVKGSPQDSSKIAAPILDSVKAPARSTVTVAKLPATLAGITVSSPKGPATALSKSISSTNLLLNSLKRTRSDTSEASAVGFPANMYPGVYPAMRLSVVLEALVPLKATASCLESKCKQGHLGISPSDLKLLKAANASRQSPAVKATKMSPVQLDPKGYRHIIKKVPDSAALTTSLLKGPKGGVLQESNACKASGILNGRISGSASQSCSAGASKTKEPSVGKTEWRGGGSQQETVGPKRKRAEEAKELLRRKKPNSLPSSSKPELASNTLNLLKFRAIKVDSSSDDELRRRAQKILRVNLSPVIRIQPLPHSHSVP from the coding sequence ATGAATGCTGAAGCGGACAATGTGGAAGAAAAAGCTGTACATTCCTGGTCAAGGATCTCCTCTGCAGGACAGAAAGCATTGGAAGAAGCTCTCCGAGTATTCAACCCCATGTCTAAGGACCTTTCTGACACAGAGACTCAGCTGGTAGCTTTTCTTCAGGGTCTGAAAGAGGAAGGCTACCAGCCCACTATTCTAAGGAGCAAGGACGTGTATGGGTATAGCTCGTGCACAGCCAAAAcacccagccaggtgaaaggcaGCCCCCAAGACTCTTCAAAAATAGCTGCTCCTATTTTGGACTCTGTTAAGGCTCCTGCTCGAAGCACAGTGACGGTGGCAAAACTGCCTGCCACACTAGCAGGCATTACAGTAAGTTCGCCTAAAGGTCCGGCTACAGCATTGTCCAAGAGCATCAGTTCTACAAATCTCCTGTTGAATTCATTGAAACGGACACGTTCAGACACATCAGAAGCCTCAGCAGTGGGCTTCCCTGCTAACATGTACCCTGGTGTCTATCCAGCCATGAGGCTGTCTGTGGTGCTGGAAGCCTTAGTCCCACTAAAAGCCACCGCATCCTGCCTAGAGTCTAAATGCAAGCAAGGGCATCTTGGGATTTCTCCCTCAGACCTTAAACTCCTTAAGGCGGCGAATGCATCCAGGCAATCTCCAGCAGTCAAGGCGACAAAAATGTCACCAGTTCAGTTGGACCCCAAAGGGTATAGGCACATAATAAAGAAGGTGCCGGACTCTGCTGCCCTGACTACAAGCCTTTTGAAAGGACCAAAGGGTGGGGTGCTGCAGGAAAGCAATGCATGTAAAGCCTCTGGAATCCTGAACGGCAGGATTTCCGGAAGTGCTTCCCAGAGCTGCAGTGCAGGGGCCTCCAAAACTAAAGAGCCATCTGTGGGCAAAACAGAATGGAGAGGAGGTGGCAGTCAACAGGAGACCGTTGGGCCAAAAAGGAAAAGAGCTGAGGAAGCAAAAGAATTGCTGCGCAGAAAGAAACCCAATTCCCTTCCATCTTCCAGTAAACCAGAACTGGCTTCGAACACACTGAACCTGCTGAAATTCCGGGCCATCAAGGTGGACAGCTCTTCAGACGACGAATTGAGGAGGAGAGCGCAGAAGATCCTTAGGGTTAATCTGTCCCCTGTTATCAGAATTCAGCCTTTGCCCCATTCTCACAGTGTCCCTTGA